The Alicyclobacillus acidoterrestris genome contains the following window.
GAATGCCGCACGAAACGGCGACCAGTTTGCCATGTCAGATATGGCCCAAATCGGAAAATATCAAAATGACATGGATCAAGGTTTACAGTGGTACGAACAAGGTCTTGCGCTGGCAAATGCAATTCAACCTGACTATGATTCTGCACAAGCAGAATTAGATAATGCGAGCCAAGAGTTAGATGGAATCTCCGTGATAAAACATCAATTTGAGTCGAGCGGTGATACTTCCTCTCCAATGTACCAAAGCATTTCAACGCAATACGAACATGCGATTCAACGAAAAGAGACTGCCTCAGCTATTTTCAGTAGTCGAGCACAGCAGATGAAGAGTGCGAATGACATGATCGAACGTGGAGAAAAGCGAATGCTCAACGCTCAGAATAACATTTCAAAAATCAACATGGGATGGTACTCGCCCAATCAGCAAAGTTCTGGCCGTATACTTCAGGCTGCACAGGCGCGCGCAAAACGTATCACTTTATCCGACTTGGGTCAGTCTCCTGCGGGACATCGATGAATCGCAAACTGACCAGAGTCACGAAGGTTGCCGCCTCTTTCGGGACTCGCAAACTGATTCTCTGGGGGTTATGTGCATCAGTACCGTGCCTACTTCCAGTCATGCTCTTTTTCATCATCATTGCTGTCATCGCGAACGTAACCGGTACATTTTATCTTGGGTCATTTACCGGCATCCATCTCAAAAACCAACAAAAATTTACTGTGGAAGATCAGTCTATCAAAAACACTTACACAAACGTAGCTAACGAGTGGAAAAATGGTTTAGACACACAGCAACAAAACATAGTCATCACATATCAGCAATACATGCCCGCGAGCGTTCTTCTAACACTCGGCAAATTTGTAGATAACTATAAATCGAAGAATCAGCAATCTGCAGCGCAGTCTTATTACAACCTGCTTGCTCCTAAGTATACGTGGGTAAAAGGAGACGGCGAGACAATTACGAAGGAGCGCGACAGCAATGGAATCGTAACGCATATTTCGCACTTTACAGTCTGGGAGTTACGAAAATCGGTCATCTGGGATGGCACTTTCACCAGTACATGGGGAACCAAAACAATTGGAGGTTTTACAAATGGTGTAGGTACTGAAACGATTGAACCTTACATGGAATCCGAAAACATGACATACAATGAATCAGAGTTTTACGCTGCGGCAAAGAAATATGGATTCAAGCAGTCTGTTGTTAATCCATTGTGGTTTGATGCGATTTATTCTATGCAATATGCCGAATATCAAGCCGGAGATCAGAACGCAAATTTGAACGATCCAAACGTTCAACAATGGGGACCGATTTTCGGGAATTCTGCACCTGTTGTGCCTCCCGTACCGGTCGGAGCAGGAACTGTTGCGAACAAAGCCCAGGTCGAACAGTGGGTGAACGAAGCGATTGCTCTTGATGCTCCATATGGAATTACTTCTAGTTGGATGCCAACCATTATGCAAATTATCGCAATCGAAGACGCCAGTGGAAATCCGTATGCGGAGAATCCAATTTTGGTCATGGGACAACACGCAACGGGTATCATGCAGACCCTACCAAGCACATTCCAAGAGTTTGAAGTACCAGGTCACACGAACATCTTTAATCCCGTAGATAACATTGCTGCAGCTATGAGGTACATTCTGAAAGAATATGGTGATCCCGCGAAAGCTCTCGCTGAAGAAGCAAACGGAGGCTATTAAAACCGACTGTACACGAAGAAATACATTTGTAAAAAAGCCTCTTCTTTAGAGCTGACTAGACGCGGTAGAACCAGAACTTCTACCTTACTAAAGAGATTAGGAGGAACCATCAGCATGAAACGTCTCATCTTAGCGACGGGAATTCCGGAACTGGAGGAAGTTCTTCAACCGCGTGTTAAGGAACTATTCGATGCAGTAGAGTCGGTACTCTTTCTCCAAGCTTTAACGATTGTTCCTGTGGACCGAGACACAACCGTTCTCTTAAGCGATACAATTCAACACAGCGGTTCAAGACACATGGTTGACGTCGTTGACTTCCTGCGCCGGCAGGACGTCCGAATTGTATATATCGGGGAAGGACAAGTAGTTACTTCCCCCTTCGTACAGGAACTTCTCAGTCGCTCTGTATATGATTTGATTTTACGAGATGATTTATCTCTCGGCGACATTATACATACTCTCGAGCATCCCTCTACCTATGCAGACGTAGCTCATTTAGTTGCTCCAAATATTGTTCAAACTCAACACTCTCATTCCAAACGAACGTTAGTCGTAAGAACCTCTGACAATGACGACTCCGACGGTGAAAAATTCACGTCTGCGACACGAAAGAAAATGCGATTATTCCCTCGTCGCGAGAAAATCCTAGAACAAACGTACCCCGAAACCATAATCGTTTCGGGGCTACCGGGCGCTGGCGTCTCTTACATAGCCCTTAAAATAGCGATGAAACATGCTCAAACCCGTCGCGTGGCGTTAATCGAAGCCTCAGACCGTCCAACATACGCCCGGTGGTTAAATGGCCCAGCAAATGATGATGGCGCAAACGAATTAGCTATGAAAAAGACTCCCGAGCGTTCGTGGTGGTTTACTCAAACATTAAGGATCTACCCTGCTTCCCCTGATACTGGGGGGCCTACCCTCAAATCCTTGTTAGGTTCGCTTTCCTCCTTGGATACTGACATCGCAGTAATCGATGCTAGATTTGTAGATGTGCAATCATTTGGTAATTTAACAGATGTCTTAGTTGTACCGCCTGATCCAGCGAAGATTGAATATGTTAGCGGAATAAATACAAAAGAGTTGGTCGTAAATATGGCCCCCCTTTCCCTTCCGGTGGAATTAGAAGAATATGCGACGGCGTGGAAGGATATTAAAGTGAGAGCTGTACCTTGGTCAACAGAACAAACTCTTGCTGTAGTTAGTGGAGTAGTCGATAGTACAAAGTAGAAGAGCCTATCCAAAATGGACAGGCTCCTGACGAACGATGCAATTTAGTTGTGACTTAATACTATCATCTCTCGTAGTCTTTTGCAATTAGAAAAAACCGACACACTGAGGAATATATCGACAAATTGATTGTTCCAATTCCAACGATCATGTGGTAGGATCAATCTCGACGAAACGATGCGTGGGATGCTCTTAGTATCCGCTAAGCAAGGGATATCTATATTTATTTTTAGATATACCCAAGTTTAAGCGAAGAAACGAGAATCCTTAGTTCCTGCACGCACATTCGTCGATGATGAATGTGTTTTTGTTTTTATTTGGATGTTGATGAAATAAATGAGGAAATAAATAATAGATACAAATGAAAAAGAGCCTCGTACTCTTGGCGGGGTCCAGGCTCTTTGGGAACGACTATGTGATTTCGAAAAATAGATTATCACATGGTTTAGTTAGGGTCAACCTTTTTTCCATATTCCCATAAGTTTCTTCAACAATACCATTTCTACTATTCCCTACGTTCCCAAATTTAAACCGCCAAATGAAATAGGACGCGATTGCAGTCGCGCCCTGAAGGAAAGAAAAGTGTAAAGTTTTCCGTCCTCTCGGACGCTTCATCTGGTGGTCCAGACCAGATGAAAAATGTGTAAGCCTCTTTCTCAAAAAACTGAGATTCTTGAGGCTGGCTTAAAGTTTGCCTAAAACTGCTGTACGCAGGTGGCATAGTAAGTATACGTGCCCTCTGCGATATCTGCAAGATGTCTGAGGTGGTTTTGTGTTAAATAAAACAGCTATACATTTGAAAAGACTCTTAGACGAATTGAAAAAAGGTATACATACTCCCTCTAAGTTGGCAGAATCTCTTAATCTCTCTAAGAGACATGTATATAGGCTTTTAGAATTAGGACTAGCTTCTGGAGAAATCGTTAAGGTTGCTTCTGGTGTATATATTCACCAGTCAACAAATGTTATTTCCTTCCATTCATACATGTCTAATGTGAAAATGTCACAAAGTGAACAACATAACAAAACGAAACATAACATAACAAATTCTTATGACGATAGAAGTACTTCTCAAGATAAAAAAAACATAAACGGCATTGAAGCAAGTGACAAAATTCGTGCCATAGTGACATTTGTTTGTGACAAAGCCGGCCTTATTGCGTCAGAACTGGAGCTTAAACGTGCTGAGCGTATTTTACGGAAGGCAATAGTTAGACAATCAGAAATTGATTTTTTATCCTCTAATGATTCATTACTCGAGGAATACACAATGGAGTGCGTTAGGCGGATGGTTGAGCGTTTAGAGGCAGATCCAGAAGCGATACAAGTGAATTTGGTGGCCTATTTCTTCGGCATATTCCGTAACGTTGTTCGAGCCGATGCACGAGTTTGGTATAGACAATGGAAAGAGATGTTGAAAGAAGGTTCAGGATTAGAAATAGCTGCTGGTAATGAGGGGGCGGAATACATGTCACCACTCCCCTCCTCTACCTATGAAGAATCAAAGGTAGCGTCTAATAGTGAAGAAGAAAACAAGAATACAGTACTCGAGGTGCCTGAACAATGGACGTATATAGCTGTAGGTCTTGAAGACCTTGTAGCCAAATACAGTCTTCGACGTTCTGCTGTACACCGAGCTTCAGTATATCGAGTTATTGTGGGACTACACGAGGAAGGTATTCAACCAATGGATGTACAACGCGCACTTGATGACGTTGTTCAGCATGATCCACGTGCCGCGGAATATCTTGTACGCCAAGTAAAGTCCGGATTAGTTGATGAGACAATTGCGCAACTGGAGAGACACTACGCACGGTCTAAGACGCGTGTTATTGATGGTCCAAAAAAGAATGAACATAAGAATGAAGAACCAATTAGAGACGCGAGGTATGCGAGCTTTTATGAGTTGTTTCCAGAGTCATAATGCTTTTAGTGTTTACTAGCACATAAGCTAGTTTTCAGCTAGCTGGAAAGCTAGCTATATGTTATCGTGAATAAAGATTAACTCACATCTTTAGGAGGGGAACCTGTGCCTGCGCGTGTCATAACTTTAGGTATTCAAAAAGGCGGTTGCGGAAAAACGACGACAGCCGGTATTCTGGCGCATATATTAAGTACTGAGTATGCAAAGCGAGTATTGGTTATTGATATGGATAGCCAGGGAAATCAAACAGAGTATTTGGCTCGTTGTGATATATATGAATTCGACGGTCAAACAATTTTCGAAGCACTAAAAACAGGGGACGTTCGCCCTTTTATTGTACCACTATCCGAAAAATTGCATTTAGTCCCTGCGACAGATGTGTTAGCTACATTTTCATATTGGCTTTACCATGAGGGGCGTAATACATACCCAGAGAATCAGGCGATGCATCTTCGTGCACTTCAAAGTGCAATTGCAAAAGTAAGAGAGGATTACGACTACATTATTATCGACACTCCTCCCCACATTGGTGAGCAAACCCTAAACTCACTCGTAGCTTCAGATTACGTTGTGATTATGTTTGAATCGAGTAAGTTTTGTCTATCAGCGGTGGAAAGATTTATTGAAACGATAGAGTTTGTTCAAGGTGCAACGGGCCAGCTCTTGAACCCGGACTTGAAAATCGCCGGTATATTACGGAACCTTAATGACAAACGTCGAAGCGACATGAAAGATTTGGTGGAGCTCTGTGCTGAGCAATATCCAGATTTGGTATTTGAAACAATTATTGATCGTTCGGCAGCCACTGGTAGACTCGCCCTTACAGGGTTTGATGAAACAGAAAATAGAGAGTTACGTAAGGCCATTGAACCCTATCACGACTTTGTTCGGGAGTTGGTGCAACGTGTCGAAGTCGAATAGACCGGACTATAAAGCATTAGCAAAACCACAACGTCGCTTACCTCATGAGGCTTTTGTCAGTGGGAATACAGGACGGTTGCTAAAAGATATACAAAATAGCAGTGAAGGAAAGACTAATATCGAAAACGACAAACCGTCCAATGTCAACAGCCAAGCTAGCAACGCTGCTAGCCAAGCGACGAGCATCAAAGCCAGTAATGTGGCTAGTGAAGAAGCGAGCAACGAAGCTAACGATTCGGCTAGCGAAGTACCGAGCAACAAAGATAGCAACATGGCTAGCGAAGTACCGAGCAACAAAGCTAACAATGTGGCTAGTGAAGTACCGAGCAACCAAGCTAGTGATTCGGCTAGCGAAGAAGCGAGCAACGAAGCTAACGATTCGGCTAGCGAAGTACCGAGCAACAAAGATAGCAACATGGCTAGCGAAGTACCGAGCAACAAAGCTAACAATGTGGCTAGTGAAGTACCGAGCAACCAAGCTAGTGATTCGGCTAGCGAAGAAGCGAGCAACGAAGCTAACGATTCGGCTAGCGAAGTACCGAGCAACAAAGATAGCAACATGGCTAGCGAAGTACCGAGCAACAAAGCTAACAATGTGGCTAGTGAAGTACCGAGCAACCAAGCTAGTGATTCGGCTAGCGAAGAAGCGAGCAACGAAGCTAACGATTCGGCTAGCGAAGTACCGAGCAACAAAGATAGCAACATGGCTAGCGAAGTACCGAGCAACAAAGCTAGCAATGTGGCTAGTGAAGTACCGAGCAACCAAGCTAGTGATTCGGCTAGCGAAGAAGCGAGCAACGAAGCTAACGATTCGGCTAGCGAAGTACCGAGCAACAAAGATAGCAACATGGCTAGCGAAGTACCGAGCAACAAAGCTAGCAATGCGGCTAGCGAAGTACCGAGCAACAAAGCCAGCAATGTGGCTAGCGTACAAGTGGAAACTTCTCAAACGTCAGGCACTACAAACATCGCTGAGGTCCTAAGAAGACCACAAAAGGTTGAAAAACGATATAGAGGCTTTTACTTGATGCCAGAAGTGGACGATGCCTTAAATGCAATAAAAAGTGAGTATGGTCGAGGAGTTCTCTCTGACCTTGTGAATGCAATCTTAACCGATGGATTAAACGCGCATGGCCTTCTTGTACGTAAGACATCGGAATGAAGTGGTATTTAACGTTATCTTTTGCGCTGAAATTTTCTCATTAAAGTCGTGAGTCTTTGAATTTTATTCTGTCAATCCGTTAAATCTCCAAGGAAGCCAGAGCACAACTACAAGCGGACACCATCCTACGATCAAGTGATGGGTCTGCTTCTTTTTCTATTGGATCTCACCTTTCGACAGACTATGACAGAGCTCATATCGTATTGTCGCGATGAGGTGAACCGATATGGAGGATATTCGATTCCAACCACGCTGGAACACAAAAGCCGTAGCCATTTCCGCTCAAATGAAAGAAGTTACTATTCGCAAATACTGTGCATTACTTGAAGCCGCAGGATATACATTTACACGTATTAATGACCGTGGAGACCGTAGATTCTCCGACATTGAAATTGAAATGATAATCGATATGCGAAGGTTGAGTGAGGAATCCGACATGGATGTGAAGCAAATAGCGGAGATCCTTGCGAAACAATACAGTAAACCGTCATTCATTTCGGAAGATACGCATGTTGACCAAACCAGGAGTAATGAACTTCGAGAAATTGTAGAAAGTGCAGGGCGCCAATTTGGGTCTATAGCAAAAGAAGAGATGAGAGAAACAGTTCGAGAAGAAATAAAATCTGAGCTTGAAAGTCAAATGAACGATTTAAAAATCCATATTACAGAAGAACTATTGGAGATTAGGAAAGAAGTTGCTGCAAGTCGGGAACTGCCAAAAAGGCCATGGTGGCGATTCAGAAAGTAACACACATAGCGACACGTCATTATAGATAGTCGGTGAGGGGAACTTTTTTTCTGATGAAATAGCGCGAAACCGTAGCGGAAAGTACATTTTTGCTACGTTAACCTAAAAGGTGTGGGGATATTTTATCTTTGAGTTGGCAATGCAGCCCAAAAATACCTGCTAAACTAAGATTAAGAAGAGGAATGGAGGAAAAACATGAAGCGTACAGCAATTGCCGCAGTTGCGATAACACTCGGCACACTCGTACCAACGATGTTCGCCACATCCGTCGATGCCGCGACTTCGAAACACACAATGAAGGTAGCGACCATCGTTCTCAATGGTTCGGTGGTTTCTAAGCCTGATAAATTCGTCGCTGGTACTCCGGCAACCACATATATGCCGATATTTTATGTACAACAACTCATCAACAAGGCTCTTGGTATCTCATCGTCATCAGACGTTTGGAACGGTTCTGCAAAAACGTGGACTCTCACCGTATCCGGAGCAAAACCAAACGTCATTTCTCAAGGATCTGGCGCAGCTATCAACGTAAATGGAACAACCATAGAACACGCACCAGTTCTCATCGACGTCGATCCGTCATCAGGGCAATCGACGACGTTTATGCCTATCTATTACGTACAGCAGTTGTTGAATCAGGTGCTCGGCATTCCAGCATCGGGTGACGTGTGGAACGGCAATACTGCCAAGTGGACCATCAATACAAACGCTCAGGGTATCTCTCAAAATACGATGGCGAACGCCATGTGGGACGTGTTCAACTCAATTAACTATGACGTTGTTACGCACGCAACGATGGATGAAGCTGGTGTGGCGCCGACATCTGATCCGGTAACCGCAGGTGATGTGGCAAATTGGCTGGCCGCGTGGGCAGAGAAATCTAAGGGCTATACGCTGAGATACAACGTAACTTCTTCGACTGGCCAAATAACGAAAGCAGGGACGTTTATCCCCTTTAACCTCGAATACGAATCCTCAACCGACCCCTATACGTGGGCAAGTGAAGGAGCATTGTTCCAAGGAACGAGCGTGACCAATTCGTCTAGTGTGATTTCATCGAGTGACGAATCGACTATCCTGTCTAACCTGAAGTGGTGGTTGACAGGGGATCGTGTTGTAAACGGCGTACATCACCTGCACGTTCCGATGTACGGTAACTTTATCAATTACGTATCAATCGTTCCGCAAACCTTGACGCCGCAACAGTATGAGAAAGCATTATCCCAGACGGAAAAATATTATGATGAGTTAACAGCAACTGTTTCGGGCGATACGGTGAATTTAACCCTTCCAGACGTCACAAATACGTCTGAAAAACTAGTGTGGAGGGCAGACGATGGTACATGGAAGAAAGGATACATCACAGGAGGGACTTCAAGAGTAGGAGATACCGGGGGAGTAACGTGGTCGTTCCAAAATGATACAAAGTGGGGACCGAGCATTGGGATAAGTGCTCTGAACGATAATTTGGAAGGATGGAGTATTGCTTATCCTAGTCTTGCAAGTGGCTCCCCAATCTTTACTGAACCTATTGATGGGAACAATGAGCAACCGGCACCCTAAATCATCACATTTTTAGAACAGAATCAATCTCTTGAGTCGCCTACTCTAAAAGTGGTGGCTCATTTCTTTATATACGCGAGGTTGATTCTATGACTAAACGAAAGTGGTTATTAACAAGTGCGAGCCTTCTGGGTGCAGGAGTTATTTCTATTGCTGTATTCGTTCAAAATGCTTTTGCATATACGATGTGGACTGGCGAGTCTTCGTTAAGCAATATTGTCAAGGTTGGAAGCACGCTTGCTATGGACACTAATGGCGACGAATTAACGGTGGTTGATAACGGCGCATACTCGGCTTTGAAAAACCAAAACCTCTACGCTGCCGAAGTTCATGATGTTGTCTACAAACCGGATGGCTCAAAAGATGGACAGGGAGACTGGCCGTTTCTTCAAGCGGACGTTTACGGTCAAAATGCAAACAACGGTTATCTGTTCATTGGTGATTCATCGACCGGGTCAACCAATGTTTCAGATTGGGTCAACCGCCTTGGAGGGAACGTTAACTATGTTGAAAATTACTTATCTCAGAATAATTATATTATTTCTCTCCAAGACACGGCTGAATTCAATAAACACCTTCAATACGACTCCTTTGCCGCGCTCGTCACCGCTTCTGGCGCCTATTTCGCGAAAGGGAATAGCCAAATCACTGACTCAGGGAAGACAGAAACGTTCAACGGCAAATCTGTCCCCATTGAAAATTCCACATACACCATCTATGAAACCAATCCACCGTCTGCGAATAGCATCAGTGTTTCAGGAAGCAGCGCTGGGGTTGTGACGCAAGGGCAACAGGCAACACTCACGTTAGTCTCTACTGAGCATTTGTCATCTGATTTCACTCACCACTACGATGCTGTAGAAGTAGT
Protein-coding sequences here:
- a CDS encoding transglycosylase SLT domain-containing protein — protein: MNRKLTRVTKVAASFGTRKLILWGLCASVPCLLPVMLFFIIIAVIANVTGTFYLGSFTGIHLKNQQKFTVEDQSIKNTYTNVANEWKNGLDTQQQNIVITYQQYMPASVLLTLGKFVDNYKSKNQQSAAQSYYNLLAPKYTWVKGDGETITKERDSNGIVTHISHFTVWELRKSVIWDGTFTSTWGTKTIGGFTNGVGTETIEPYMESENMTYNESEFYAAAKKYGFKQSVVNPLWFDAIYSMQYAEYQAGDQNANLNDPNVQQWGPIFGNSAPVVPPVPVGAGTVANKAQVEQWVNEAIALDAPYGITSSWMPTIMQIIAIEDASGNPYAENPILVMGQHATGIMQTLPSTFQEFEVPGHTNIFNPVDNIAAAMRYILKEYGDPAKALAEEANGGY
- a CDS encoding ParA family protein, whose product is MPARVITLGIQKGGCGKTTTAGILAHILSTEYAKRVLVIDMDSQGNQTEYLARCDIYEFDGQTIFEALKTGDVRPFIVPLSEKLHLVPATDVLATFSYWLYHEGRNTYPENQAMHLRALQSAIAKVREDYDYIIIDTPPHIGEQTLNSLVASDYVVIMFESSKFCLSAVERFIETIEFVQGATGQLLNPDLKIAGILRNLNDKRRSDMKDLVELCAEQYPDLVFETIIDRSAATGRLALTGFDETENRELRKAIEPYHDFVRELVQRVEVE